The sequence below is a genomic window from Sorangiineae bacterium MSr12523.
CGCGCATTCCGGTGCCGACGAGGATCACCAATGTGGTGGCCACTTTGCGTGGCACGCAGGCCGAATCCGTCGATCGAACCTACGTCGTGAGCGGCCACTACGACTCGATGTGCACCGATCCGGTGAATGCGGTCTGCGATTCTCCGGGCGCGAACGACGATGCTTCCGGCGTGGCCGCCGTGCTGGAAATGGCGCGCGTCATGGCCACGCGCAGCTTCGACGCGACCATCGTGTTCATGGCGGTGGCGGGCGAAGAGCAGGGGCTCTACGGCTCGAGGTACTTCGCGACGCAGGCGAAGTCCGCCGGCCGCAACATTGCCGCCATGTTCACCAACGACATCGTCGGCAGCTCGCGCGCCGACACCGGCGAGCGTGACCCTCGTACGGTGCGCGTGTTTGCCGAGGGCGTGCCCACCGCCGAAACGCCGGAGGAGGCGAGCATTCGCCGCAACGTCGGCGGCGAGAACGATTCGCCATCGCGCCAACTCGCGCGCTTCATCAAGGACGTGGGCGAGAACAGCGCCACCGGCATGCGCGTCAACATCATGTACCGGCGCGATCGCTACCGGCGCGGTGGCGACCACATTCCCTTTTTGGAGCAGGGTTATCCCGCGGTGCGGTTCACCGAGCCGCACGAGAACTATGCGCACCAGCACCAGGATGTGCGCATCGAGGGCGAGATCCAGTACGGCGACCTGCCGGAGTTCGTCGATTTTGCGTACACCACGCGGGTCGCCAAGGTCAATGCGGCGGCGCTCGCGGCATTGGCGCGCGGGCCGGCCGCACCGAAGGGGCTCAAGATCGTGACCGCGCGCCTCACCAACGACACCGAGCTCGCATGGGACGCGAACCCCGAGCCCGACGTCGCGGGTTACGAAATCGTCTACCGCGAGACCACCGAGCCTCTCTGGACGGACACCATCCGCGCCGGCAACGTGACCACCTACGTGGTGCCCAATCTGTCGAAGGACAACTATTTCTTCGGGGTGCGCGCCATCGACCGCGAGGGGAATCGAAGCCCGGTCAGCTTCCCGCGACCCTCGCAGTAAAAGCTACTTCGTCTTCATCTCCGCCAGGGCGTTCTCGAGCGGCGCGGTGTCGAGCGTCGAGCCGACCTGCTGCTCGAGATCTCCATGGGCGATGCCCTGCCCGATGGCGCCGTAAAAAACGCCCTCGCGGATGCCGATGACAATTTCGTCCTCCTCGAGCAATTCCGTCGAGGCGGCATCGGCCACCTGCTCGAGGAGCATCTTTCGATCGGACGAGGAAGCCTTTTTCAAAGGCTCCATCTTGGCCAAGATGACGATGCGGCGGTGCTGGTCGACGACACCGGCCTGCACCACGATCTTCAACTGCTCGGGCGGAATCTTCCGCTCGCCCGTGAGCACGCGTTGCACGCGCTGTCCGACGCCACGCGACACGTCGTCGGCCGCCACGACGCCGCTCGCCAGATCGAGCTTGCGGTTCACCTCTTGAAACGCCGCCCGCTTCGGATCGACCGGCGCCTCGTTTTTCTTGCACCCGGCCGCCAACATCAGGGCCAGGGCCATCATGGCCATCCGCGGTCTCGCTCGCTTCGTCATCACGCCGAGGAAGTCTACCGCAGAAGAAAACCGCCAAGGCGCCAAGAACGCCAGGGTTAGGGGATTCGTGAAGCAACGCCGTCGTCGACGCACCAGCACATCAATCAAATCTTGGCGTCCTCGGCGTCTTGGCGGTTCCTTTCTTCTGCGCCTATCCACCCGTCCGCGCGAGCTGCTCGTTCATGATCAGCACCGCGCCGAGCCCGTGCAGGTCGTTCATCTTGCGCGGGCGCGCCAGGTAGAAGGCGAGATCGCCCACGTTGGTCCCGATGCAAATTTCGCTCACGTTGGTGAGACCATCGCTTCCGTTGGAGACGCGCGCGAGCACGCCTTGGTAGCCCTTGGTCGACACCGTTCTGTAACTCGGATCGATGTAGCCACGCTCCACGGCGCGCGAGATCGTGTACGTGTACATCGCGGAGCACGACGTCTCGGTCCAATTGTCCGAGAGATTCCCTTTGTCGACGACCTGGAACCAACGGCCCGTGGCCGGGTCTTGGTACGTCTTGAAGCCGGCCACCAGCTTCTCCAGCACCGAAAGAAGCTTCGCCCGATTGGGATGGGTCAGCGGAAGGATCTCCAGCACGTCAATCGTGGCCATGCCATACCAGCCGATGGCCCGGCACCAATGTTCCGCCGAGCGCCCCGTCTCCGGATCGGCCCAGCTTTGCGTGCGCGACTCGTCGTAGGCGTGTTTCAATAGCCCATTTTGCACTTGGAGATGATTGGCATAGACGAGAAGCTGCTTCGTCACCTCGTCGTTGGCATACGCGGCCTCGCCGATGCTCTTCCCATATCGTGCCAAGAATGGATTGACCATGAAAACGCCGTCCGACCAAAGCTGGTGTTGGCGCGATGTCGCGTGCCAGAATCCACCGTCTTGCGTGCGCGGATAGGTTTTGAGCCGGTTGCGAATTTGCGTCGCTGCTGTCTTGTACTTGATTTGTTTCGTTTCCGCATAGAGGGCCAGCAGAACGTTGCCCGACTCCATGCTGTCCAGATTGTTGAAGCTATGGTCGATATGTCCATTGCTATCGACGAATCGGTCGGCCCAGCTCCTGATGTAGCTCAAATACCGAGGTTCGTGCGTTCGCTGGTAAACGAGATACTGCCCCCATAAATAGAGACCTTGCGTGTACCCCCAGCCGCCCAATTGGCTCGGTGTGAAGCGCTTCATCGTGGATTCCACGATTGCGACCGACCAGTCGACGTCTGTCCCATTTCCGATGCGCAATGTGACATCGGCATTCAAATCGAGTTCCAATGCAGCCGATTCCGTGGCCGAGACGCCGTCGGTTGTCTGAATTGCATCGGTCGAAACGTCCGTATGTCCCATATTGGAATTGTCCGTTGCGCCGTCCGTGCTATCGTCCGTCCCCCAAGCGCAGGCGGGCATCGCCATGCAAGCCATGGCGAATGCAAAAGATACACGACGGCCAATGGGGCGCAGTTGTCCGCGGCTCATGAGGTCCTCCCTTCGATGTTTCAGGTGGCGATGTTTTAGGGGCTGACGTTGCAGGTGCTTTGAGCGTCCGCCTTGCGAGCACCATACGTCCGATGTATATCGTTTGCCAGTATTCGTTAGGAAGGTTTCTAAATAAAGGAACTGCCCGGCGTTTCGACACAGGGCGTCAACTGGGGCGGTTCAGAGAGGCAGATGAGCTGAGTCTTCCGAGCCGCAAATAGATCCCATCTTTTCGCTTTCTAGCTGAGGAGGAACCGATGACGCATCGAACGTTGACCGCCGCAGGAGCGGGGTTGTTGGTCGTGTCTACCACCTGGGTCGGATGCACGGCCGCCAATCATTCCGATGATGATCCCAACTTGGCTCGTGGCGAAGTTGCGATTCTGGCCACCGACTACGAAGCCGAAGACGGGGTGTGTCAGGGTACGATTGACTCGAATCACGCCGGCTATTCGGGCAGGGGGTTCTGCAACACGGACAATGCCGTGGGCGCCGCCGTCGAATGGACGGTCAACGCAGGCGCTGCCGGCAATGTCTCCATTTCGATCCGCTACGGCAATGGCACCACCGTGGATCGCCCCGCCGATATCTCCGTCAATGGAACGGTCGTCGCCGCCGCCAAGTCGTTTCCGGGGACCGGCGCATGGACCACCTGGAACACCGTGACGCTCAACGTGCCCCTCGTTGCGGGCAGCAACAAGATCCGCCTGGCTGCCACCACCGCAAATGGCGCGGCGAACATCGACAAGTTGAGCGTGGATGCGCCGTCGGACACGCAGGCGCCGAGCGTTCCGGGGAACCTTCACACCACGGACGTGCAGTCCAAGAGCATCACGTTGGCATGGGATCCCTCGACGGACAACGTGGGCGTGACGGCGTACGACATCGGCAACGATGGGCAAAAGATCGGCGAAGTAACCGGTAACCCGCCGGCGGCCACCAAGACGCTCACCGGCTTGCGTCCCAAGACGACCTACCGCCTCAATGTTTTCGGGCGCGACGCCGCGGGCAACGTTTCGCAGGCGAGCAACCAAGTCAACGTGACCACGCCGCCGACGAGCGACACGACGCCGCCGAGTGCCCCGGGCAACCTCGCGTCGAGCGACGTGACGAACAACAGCGTCAAGCTGACCTGGACGGCGTCGACCGACAACGTCGGCGTAACGGCGTATGACATTTATGCGAACAATGCTCCGCTGATTCAGGATCTTGCTCCCACGACGTCGTATACGGTGACCAACCTTGCGGCGAATACCGAGTACACCTTTTCCGTTCGCGCAAAGGACGACGGGAACAACGTTTCCAATGCGAGCAACTCGATCACCGTGCGCACGTCGAACGTGCCGCCGGGCGGCGGTGTGCCGACCACGGTCACCACGGTATCCAGCGGTTGGAGCATTCCCTGGGGCGTCGATTGGTTGCCGGATGGCTCTGCACTCATCAACGAGCGCGAGACGTTCAATATGTACAAGCTCACGCAAAGCGGCAGCAAGACGCTCGTGGGCAAGGTACCCAATGTGGTGACCACCAACGGTGAGGGTGGCCTATTGGGGTTGGCCGTCGACCCGAATTGGAACTCGAACCATTACGTGTACGTCATGCACACGGCGTCGGAAGGCAATCGCATTGCCCGATTGACGTACGACGGTAATTCGCTTTCGGGTTACACGACCCTGGTGCAGGGCATTGCCAAGAACAATTTCCACAACGGCGGTCGCATCAAGTTCGGACCCGACGGCTATCTCTATGCGACGTGCGGCGATGCGCGCGATGGTTCGCGTGCGCAGGACAAGAATTCGCTCAACGGCAAGATCCTCCGCATCAAGACGGACGGCTCGCCCGCGCCGGGCAATCCGTTCGGCACGCGCGTGTACAGCTATGGTCACCGCAATCCGCAAGGGCTCGCGTGGGACTCGGCGGGTCGCCTCTGGGAGTCGGAGCTCGGTGACAGTTCGACCGACGAGCTGAATCTCATCACAGCGGGCGCCAACTACGGGTGGCCCCAATGCGAAGGCAATTGCAACGTCTCCGGGATGACCAATCCGAAGAAGACGTGGTCGACCAGCCAGGCCTCCCCCAGCGGCATCGCCATCGTCAACGACGTCGTCTACATGGCCTCGCTCCGCGGCCAACGCCTCTGGCGCATCCCCCTCAGCGGCACCAGCGCAGGAACGCCAACCGCCTATTACGTCAACACCTACGGCCGTCTGCGCACCGTCGAAAAGATCCCGGGCCAGCAAGCCTTCTGGCTGACCACCACCAACGCTGACTTCAACGGCAGCGGCGGCGCCGGCTCCGACAAGGTGTACAAGATCCTCGTGGAGTAACCGGTCTCTCGGTTAGCTGAGAAAGAATTCACAGGGAGGCGGGGAGGCGGGGAGGACTTACGGCATGGGCGGCGCGGAGCGCTTTTTTGGGGGGTTCAGTTGGCTCACTGAGCCTATTGAATCCCCAAAAAACTCCCCGCCTCCCCGCCTCCCTGTGAATCTTCTTAGTCTACCGGCAGCACTTTGTAGTCATTGCGTGGGAAGTGGACCACGATGTCGCCTGCGCGTTGGTCGCGGCGCGTGATGGCGATCTCGGTGAGGGAGGCGTGGACCAGGGTGCCTTCGACGCGGTCGACGCCGTAGTCGGTGGGGCCGATGGTGATTTTTTGGCCCAGCGCCATTTGGGGCAGTGCGAGGTAGTCGCCCTCGAAGGGCTGCTGCTCACGCGTGGAGCGAGCTATCTCCAGGGCGGCCGATGACGGCAGCTCGGTTCGAGAGCCGTGTCCGAAGGCGCGGATGCGATCCGCCCAGGCGAGGAGGTGCGGATAGGGATTCAGTCGATGCGCGACGCCGGGGTTCGCACGGACGAACCATACGCCGTGGTACATCGCAAAGTCGGCAATGCTCGGCGATGCACCCAGCAAGAAGGGATGTTCGGCGAGTTGCGAGTCCAGCGCCCCCATGAGCGGCTCGAAGCGGCCCACCGCGAAATCGGGGTGGGGTCGCGGCACCGTTCCGCCTGAGAAGAAGGCCGCGCGGTCCTTTCCAAATTGCGCGAAGTGGTCCGCGCCCATCGACTCGACGAAGAATTTGACGCCCTCCGGCGAGATGCCGATGGCAATGCCCGCGAAGAACACGGCGGGCTCCATGTGGAGAAACGCGGTACAGCTGGCCTTCGACGTGGTGGGGAAGAGCGGCGGTGTAGGTTGGAGCCGGTCGAGCACCTGGGCGATGAGCCGCGTGTCGCAATAGACGTCCCGCCCCAAT
It includes:
- a CDS encoding M28 family metallopeptidase, with protein sequence MVQYRGHLLVGSVALIALVPFVLDCGEQSLQIAETAAAESALAIERVPQDVRQMLREMDDANVERTIRRLVAFGSRNTLSAQDDPTRGIGAARDWLKAQFEAIAATSGGRMTVELQSYVQPPASRIPVPTRITNVVATLRGTQAESVDRTYVVSGHYDSMCTDPVNAVCDSPGANDDASGVAAVLEMARVMATRSFDATIVFMAVAGEEQGLYGSRYFATQAKSAGRNIAAMFTNDIVGSSRADTGERDPRTVRVFAEGVPTAETPEEASIRRNVGGENDSPSRQLARFIKDVGENSATGMRVNIMYRRDRYRRGGDHIPFLEQGYPAVRFTEPHENYAHQHQDVRIEGEIQYGDLPEFVDFAYTTRVAKVNAAALAALARGPAAPKGLKIVTARLTNDTELAWDANPEPDVAGYEIVYRETTEPLWTDTIRAGNVTTYVVPNLSKDNYFFGVRAIDREGNRSPVSFPRPSQ
- a CDS encoding glutathione S-transferase family protein → MSDIILHHYASSPYAEKTRCLLGFKKLVWKSVDIPSMLPKPDVVALTGGYRKTPVLQLGRDVYCDTRLIAQVLDRLQPTPPLFPTTSKASCTAFLHMEPAVFFAGIAIGISPEGVKFFVESMGADHFAQFGKDRAAFFSGGTVPRPHPDFAVGRFEPLMGALDSQLAEHPFLLGASPSIADFAMYHGVWFVRANPGVAHRLNPYPHLLAWADRIRAFGHGSRTELPSSAALEIARSTREQQPFEGDYLALPQMALGQKITIGPTDYGVDRVEGTLVHASLTEIAITRRDQRAGDIVVHFPRNDYKVLPVD
- a CDS encoding glycoside hydrolase family 88 protein translates to MSRGQLRPIGRRVSFAFAMACMAMPACAWGTDDSTDGATDNSNMGHTDVSTDAIQTTDGVSATESAALELDLNADVTLRIGNGTDVDWSVAIVESTMKRFTPSQLGGWGYTQGLYLWGQYLVYQRTHEPRYLSYIRSWADRFVDSNGHIDHSFNNLDSMESGNVLLALYAETKQIKYKTAATQIRNRLKTYPRTQDGGFWHATSRQHQLWSDGVFMVNPFLARYGKSIGEAAYANDEVTKQLLVYANHLQVQNGLLKHAYDESRTQSWADPETGRSAEHWCRAIGWYGMATIDVLEILPLTHPNRAKLLSVLEKLVAGFKTYQDPATGRWFQVVDKGNLSDNWTETSCSAMYTYTISRAVERGYIDPSYRTVSTKGYQGVLARVSNGSDGLTNVSEICIGTNVGDLAFYLARPRKMNDLHGLGAVLIMNEQLARTGG
- a CDS encoding PQQ-dependent sugar dehydrogenase, producing the protein MTHRTLTAAGAGLLVVSTTWVGCTAANHSDDDPNLARGEVAILATDYEAEDGVCQGTIDSNHAGYSGRGFCNTDNAVGAAVEWTVNAGAAGNVSISIRYGNGTTVDRPADISVNGTVVAAAKSFPGTGAWTTWNTVTLNVPLVAGSNKIRLAATTANGAANIDKLSVDAPSDTQAPSVPGNLHTTDVQSKSITLAWDPSTDNVGVTAYDIGNDGQKIGEVTGNPPAATKTLTGLRPKTTYRLNVFGRDAAGNVSQASNQVNVTTPPTSDTTPPSAPGNLASSDVTNNSVKLTWTASTDNVGVTAYDIYANNAPLIQDLAPTTSYTVTNLAANTEYTFSVRAKDDGNNVSNASNSITVRTSNVPPGGGVPTTVTTVSSGWSIPWGVDWLPDGSALINERETFNMYKLTQSGSKTLVGKVPNVVTTNGEGGLLGLAVDPNWNSNHYVYVMHTASEGNRIARLTYDGNSLSGYTTLVQGIAKNNFHNGGRIKFGPDGYLYATCGDARDGSRAQDKNSLNGKILRIKTDGSPAPGNPFGTRVYSYGHRNPQGLAWDSAGRLWESELGDSSTDELNLITAGANYGWPQCEGNCNVSGMTNPKKTWSTSQASPSGIAIVNDVVYMASLRGQRLWRIPLSGTSAGTPTAYYVNTYGRLRTVEKIPGQQAFWLTTTNADFNGSGGAGSDKVYKILVE